GTTCTTTCGACGTTTATGTCCCTGTTCCCTTTTTCAGGTTCTTTAAACATTTGGGCACCGCCGGCACCGCAGCAAAGTCCGTTTTGCTTGCAGCGTTTCATTTCTACCAGTTCGGCATCCAGTTTTTGCAGAAGCTGTCTCGGAGCTTCATATTCATCATTGGCTCTGCCGAGGTAACACGGATCGTGGAAGGTGATTTTCTTTCCGTCGAATTTTCCGCCTTCAATTTTCAGTCTTCCTTCCTGCATCAGCTCTTTCAGGAATTGCGTGTGGTGCATCACCTCATAATTTCCGCCCAAATTGGGATATTCATTTTTCAGCGTATTGAAGCAGTGCGGACACGCCGTCACTATTTTCTTTATCTCGTAAGCATTTAGGACTTCGATGTTTGTGTGGGCCATCATTTGGAAGACAAATTCGTTTCCGGCTCGTTTTGCCGGGTCGCCGGTGCAGCTTTCTTCCTGTCCCAGAACCGCGAATTCAACACCTATTTTATTTAAGATTTTGCAAAAGGCGCGGGTAATTTTCTTGGCACGGTCATCAAAACTTCCTGCACAGCCCACCCAGAAAAGTACTTCCGGCGATTTTCCTTCGGCAGCATATTCTGCCATCGTTTTAATTTGCATTTTCCTTCTGTTTTAGTAGTAAATCTGAGTAATAACTTTTCGCACTCTTGATGATTTCCACGGGAACTATCGTTGTATAGAAAGGGTTATTCTCATCATGGTTGATATATTTCCACTGGTTATTTGTGGATTGGTCTTTTAGGGCTACCGTAAGTGCCAGTTTGCTGATATTGAGCGTGGAATCGTTTACGAATTTTGCCTTCATCCCCTGCACTTCCATCATATTCACCATCATTTTTTTGGTGTCAGCATCAAATTTCTGGTTTTTAAAAGTCATCTCCATATTCATCGGGAATGAAACGAACGCATATTGCGAAGTACCGTCTTTATAAACATCCGAAACTTTGTAAGCACTGTCAGCGATTGGATTTAGTTTCATACTAAACTGGTCATTGCCTTCAAAAATCATTTTGAAACCATCAATCATCATTTGTTTTTCAAACTTTTCCGTAAGTGCCGGATGAGACATTTCCAGAATCTTATCATAGTTTTTCTGTTCCAAAAATGTCATGAAAGACTGTGTTTCTTTCAGAATCTGCTTTTGCTCAGGCGATTGTGCGAAAACAACAGCCGAAAAAAATAAACTGAAAAATAAAAGGAATTTTTTCATCTTTTATGTATTAATCGTTTGCCCAATTCAGGCGGTCGTTCTGATTATACTGCCACGGTGCGGCATTGTTTTCAATATTGTTGAGCATCAGCTGCCATTCGTGTGGCATAGATGATTCCTCCATAATCATATATCTTCTCAAATCAACAATGATGGAAAGCGGATCAATTAAAACCGGACAAGCTTCCGTACAGGCATTACAAGTGGTACACGCGCGCAATTCTTCACGACTGATATGATCATCGAGAAGTTTTTTGCCGTCATCGACGAATTTCCCGTTTTTGTTGATGTTTCTGCCCACTTCTTCAATCCTGTCTCTGGTGTCCATCATAATTTTACGCGGAGAAAGCTTTTTGCCTGTAATATTTGCCGGACAAACCGAAGTACACCGTCCACATTCAGTACAGGTGTAAGCATTGAGAAGCTGAACCTGGTTCAGATCAAAAATATCATTTGCGCCAAATTTTTCCGGAACTGCATTGGGATCTGCATCTGCCGGGGCAGCGTAAGGATCAGCGTTAGGATCCATCATCAGCTTAATTTCCTTCGTTACAGACTCCAGATTATTAAGTTCTCCTTTAGGCTGAAGCTTCGCGTACCAGGTGTTTGGGAAAGCGAATATGATGTGCAAATGTTTTGAATAATAAAGGTAATTCATGAAGAACAGAATTCCCGCGATGTGGAACCACCACGCAGCTCTTTCTGTAAACTGTAAAAATGGCGTTCCGAAGTTGAACCAATCCATGACCGGTGCAAACGCCGCTTGACTGATTGGGAAATAACCGTGTGCCGGAAAGACACCTGCACGCTGCAACAGTAAATCAGCTGAATTCATTGTGAAGAAGGCGGCCATGAGGGCAAATTCGATCACTAAAATCCAGTTGGCATCATTTTTAGGCCAGCCGAAGAGTTCTTTCATGGTGAGCCTTTTAACACCGTAAAAATTTCGTCGGATAAAGAAAATAACAACCGCAATAACAACTAAAAGTGCCAAAATTTCAAGCGTCGCC
The sequence above is a segment of the Chryseobacterium taklimakanense genome. Coding sequences within it:
- a CDS encoding (Fe-S)-binding protein; translation: MQIKTMAEYAAEGKSPEVLFWVGCAGSFDDRAKKITRAFCKILNKIGVEFAVLGQEESCTGDPAKRAGNEFVFQMMAHTNIEVLNAYEIKKIVTACPHCFNTLKNEYPNLGGNYEVMHHTQFLKELMQEGRLKIEGGKFDGKKITFHDPCYLGRANDEYEAPRQLLQKLDAELVEMKRCKQNGLCCGAGGAQMFKEPEKGNRDINVERTEEALAEKPNVIATGCPFCMTMISDGVKHFNKEGEVQVKDIAELLAETEDL
- a CDS encoding (Fe-S)-binding protein — translated: MQYIDNILFVVLLVAGIGLFVKSLKEIYRNIKLGKEINRSDRRSERWAMMTSVALGQSKMGARPIAGMLHVFVYVGFVIINIELLEIIVDGIFGTHRFLASVLGETLYKAFTATLEILALLVVIAVVIFFIRRNFYGVKRLTMKELFGWPKNDANWILVIEFALMAAFFTMNSADLLLQRAGVFPAHGYFPISQAAFAPVMDWFNFGTPFLQFTERAAWWFHIAGILFFMNYLYYSKHLHIIFAFPNTWYAKLQPKGELNNLESVTKEIKLMMDPNADPYAAPADADPNAVPEKFGANDIFDLNQVQLLNAYTCTECGRCTSVCPANITGKKLSPRKIMMDTRDRIEEVGRNINKNGKFVDDGKKLLDDHISREELRACTTCNACTEACPVLIDPLSIIVDLRRYMIMEESSMPHEWQLMLNNIENNAAPWQYNQNDRLNWAND